A single Thermodesulfobacteriota bacterium DNA region contains:
- a CDS encoding ABC transporter ATP-binding protein: protein MTAPLLAAYDLVLARGGATVLRIGELAVAKGEVLALIGPNGAGKSSLLLALAGLLPLAGGQLCLHGRPVARGELLPYRRRLAVVFQEPLLLNSSVADNVATGLKLRGVGGRERHERVVAALDRLGIAPLAGRAARTLSGGEAQRVSLARALAYEPELLFLDEPFGGLDPPTREELLTDLDRVLRGGGTTAILVTHDRSEAVRLADRLGVIIGGALRQLDTPDQVLARPRDAEVAAFVGMETLVPARVLAQVNGFLQVAAAGLTLQATGEARSGEPVLLGIRPEDVVLRQPAALSAPAADANLLPATVRHLVPAGPFLKVTLDCGFPLAAFATPQQARQLALAPGHSVLAGVAARAVHAMTAS from the coding sequence GTGACGGCGCCTCTCCTGGCGGCTTACGATCTGGTGCTGGCCCGGGGTGGCGCCACCGTGCTCCGGATTGGCGAGCTGGCTGTGGCCAAGGGCGAGGTTTTGGCCCTCATCGGCCCGAACGGCGCCGGCAAGTCCAGCCTGCTCCTGGCCCTGGCCGGCCTCCTGCCCTTGGCCGGCGGCCAGCTTTGCCTCCACGGCCGGCCGGTGGCCCGGGGTGAGCTGCTCCCCTACCGCCGCCGGCTGGCGGTGGTCTTCCAGGAGCCGCTCCTGCTCAACAGCAGCGTGGCCGACAACGTGGCAACCGGCCTCAAGCTCCGGGGCGTCGGTGGCCGGGAGCGGCACGAGCGGGTGGTGGCGGCCCTGGACCGCCTGGGCATCGCCCCTTTGGCCGGGCGGGCCGCCCGTACCCTGTCCGGCGGCGAGGCCCAGCGGGTGAGCCTGGCCCGGGCCCTGGCCTACGAGCCGGAGCTTTTGTTTCTGGACGAGCCCTTTGGCGGTCTGGATCCTCCCACCCGGGAGGAGCTTCTGACCGACCTGGACCGGGTCCTGCGGGGCGGTGGCACCACGGCGATCCTCGTTACCCACGACCGCAGCGAGGCGGTGCGGCTGGCAGACCGGCTGGGGGTGATCATCGGCGGCGCGCTGCGGCAGCTCGACACCCCGGACCAGGTACTGGCCCGACCCCGGGATGCCGAGGTGGCCGCCTTTGTGGGCATGGAGACCCTGGTGCCGGCCCGGGTGCTGGCCCAGGTCAACGGCTTCTTGCAGGTGGCGGCCGCCGGCTTGACCCTGCAGGCCACGGGCGAGGCCCGATCTGGCGAGCCGGTGCTGCTGGGCATCCGGCCCGAGGATGTGGTCCTCCGGCAGCCCGCCGCGCTGTCGGCCCCGGCGGCCGACGCCAACCTGCTGCCTGCCACAGTGCGCCACCTCGTGCCCGCCGGCCCCTTTCTCAAGGTGACCCTGGACTGCGGCTTTCCCCTGGCCGCCTTCGCCACCCCGCAACAGGCCCGGCAGCTGGCCTTGGCCCCGGGGCACTCCGTGCTCGCCGGGGTGGCGGCCCGGGCTGTCCATGCCATGACCGCCTCCTGA
- a CDS encoding ABC transporter permease, with protein sequence MDLIWEGICQAFRLLFAGDPEVLAVALLSLKISGAATLVSLVLGLATGAFLALARFPGRRLCISIVNTGMGLPPVVVGLVVSILLWRSGPLGFLGILYTPLAMVVAQSLIATPIVAGISLAAMGSLPEKLRLQILALGASRLQLVALLVREARLPLLAAAMAGFGGVISEIGASIMVGGNIRGQTRVLTTATVMETSRGNFDIAIALSVILLFLMLAVNAVLTWVQQQERRR encoded by the coding sequence ATGGATCTGATCTGGGAAGGGATCTGCCAAGCCTTCCGCCTGCTGTTCGCCGGGGATCCGGAGGTGCTGGCGGTGGCCCTCCTCTCCCTCAAGATTTCCGGAGCTGCCACGCTGGTGAGCCTGGTCCTGGGTCTGGCCACCGGCGCCTTCCTGGCCCTGGCTCGCTTCCCGGGCCGCCGGCTCTGCATCAGCATCGTCAACACCGGCATGGGGCTGCCGCCCGTGGTGGTGGGACTTGTTGTGTCAATCCTCCTCTGGCGGAGCGGTCCCCTGGGCTTTTTGGGCATCCTCTACACCCCCCTGGCCATGGTGGTGGCCCAGTCCCTCATCGCCACGCCCATCGTGGCAGGCATCAGTCTTGCGGCCATGGGCAGTCTGCCGGAGAAGCTGCGGCTGCAGATCCTGGCCCTGGGCGCCAGCCGCCTGCAGCTGGTGGCGCTCCTGGTGCGGGAGGCGCGCCTGCCCCTCCTGGCTGCAGCCATGGCTGGCTTCGGCGGCGTCATCTCCGAGATCGGCGCCTCGATCATGGTGGGCGGCAACATCAGGGGACAGACCCGGGTGTTGACCACCGCCACGGTCATGGAGACATCCCGGGGCAACTTTGACATCGCCATTGCCTTGAGCGTCATCCTGCTCTTCCTGATGCTGGCGGTCAACGCGGTTCTCACCTGGGTGCAGCAGCAGGAGCGGCGGCGGTGA